A genomic segment from Comamonas terrigena NBRC 13299 encodes:
- the gstA gene encoding glutathione transferase GstA, with translation MKLYYIPAACSLSPHIVLHELALDFTPIQVNYKTHRTADGRNFLDLNPLGYAPLLELDDGSLLREGPAILQYLADLKPGAQLAPAHASMARYRLQEWLNFLTSEIHKGFIPLLYPVQAGRYATESATPKLAQRYAWIDAQLAGKDYLMGHYTVADSYLYALTQWGQAEWLVPTYQANIRFDGLEHLKAWYLRMRERPAVRKALDTEGLK, from the coding sequence ATGAAGCTGTACTACATCCCTGCAGCCTGCTCTTTGTCCCCCCACATCGTGCTCCACGAATTGGCGCTGGACTTCACCCCCATCCAGGTGAACTACAAAACACACAGGACCGCGGATGGACGCAATTTCCTGGACCTCAACCCCTTGGGATATGCCCCGCTGCTGGAGCTGGACGATGGCAGCCTGCTGCGCGAAGGTCCGGCCATCCTGCAGTACCTGGCAGACCTTAAGCCAGGCGCGCAACTCGCCCCCGCACACGCCAGCATGGCGCGTTACCGGCTGCAAGAGTGGCTCAATTTCCTGACCTCTGAAATCCACAAGGGCTTCATCCCTCTGCTCTACCCGGTGCAAGCCGGCAGGTATGCCACCGAGTCCGCCACGCCCAAGCTGGCGCAGCGCTACGCCTGGATCGACGCGCAGCTTGCGGGCAAGGACTATCTGATGGGGCACTACACCGTGGCCGACAGCTACCTCTATGCACTCACCCAATGGGGGCAGGCCGAATGGCTGGTTCCCACCTACCAAGCCAATATCCGCTTCGATGGTCTCGAACACCTCAAGGCCTGGTACCTGCGCATGCGCGAGCGGCCTGCCGTGAGAAAAGCGCTGGACACCGAAGGTCTGAAATAA
- a CDS encoding methyl-accepting chemotaxis protein: protein MQLTLRTRLIALSVAIVTVAMLALAAANFLTMQRHVQSTVDAQSRQLVAAQARALGDWVESKRLLTHTLTLAIDQTDPRGVVQALRDGGGFSDAYVGFPDKRTIFLNPMPDTYDVTSRPWYKQAVQEGKPIVTAPYLFTSPPEVGVTFAEPVGPKGNPTSVVGSDVLLTTVVRTVASIRPTPDSFAFLANQAGAIVTHPDTALTLKPVSTLSPSLQPETMQALEQSTSGMRTQINGTDYLLYSHAVPGTDWQLVTAVHRGQALASLGTLLQVSAVTVIVSLAVAILLLGAVIARSLRRLAVVRDALEDIASGEGDLTRRLSTHGNDELTQIARAFNHFVDKIAAVLVRIRESSESVRVATTEIASGNQDLSARTERQASSLEETAAAMEQLTATVQQNAENARQANQLASSASDVATHGGSVVGQVVQTMGGIETSSRKIADIIGVIDGIAFQTNILALNAAVEAARAGEQGRGFAVVASEVRTLARRSATAAKEIKALIDASVEQVNVGSQLVHDAGVTMNKVVESVRQVTTIVAEISNASQEQSTGISEIGGAVTQMDQATQQNAALVEQASAAAQSLQQQAAQLADAVAGFKLDAPASVRIR, encoded by the coding sequence ATGCAGCTCACGCTCCGGACACGCCTCATTGCACTCAGTGTCGCAATTGTCACCGTGGCCATGCTGGCTTTGGCGGCGGCCAATTTTCTGACAATGCAGCGCCATGTCCAGTCGACCGTGGACGCCCAGAGCCGCCAACTGGTTGCCGCCCAGGCGCGCGCACTGGGCGACTGGGTCGAGTCCAAACGCTTGCTGACCCATACGCTGACGCTGGCCATCGACCAGACAGACCCGCGTGGCGTGGTCCAGGCGCTGCGCGACGGGGGTGGATTCTCCGATGCCTATGTGGGCTTTCCGGACAAGCGAACGATCTTCCTGAACCCCATGCCGGACACCTACGACGTGACCTCGCGCCCCTGGTACAAGCAGGCCGTGCAGGAGGGCAAGCCGATTGTGACCGCGCCCTATCTGTTCACTTCGCCGCCCGAGGTGGGTGTGACCTTCGCCGAACCGGTCGGCCCCAAGGGCAATCCTACCTCCGTGGTGGGCTCCGACGTGCTGCTGACCACCGTGGTGCGCACCGTGGCCTCCATCCGCCCGACGCCTGACAGCTTCGCGTTTCTGGCCAACCAGGCCGGAGCCATCGTGACACACCCCGACACCGCTCTGACGCTCAAGCCCGTGTCCACGCTTTCGCCCAGCCTCCAGCCGGAAACCATGCAAGCACTGGAGCAGTCCACGAGCGGCATGCGCACGCAGATCAACGGCACCGACTATCTGCTTTACAGCCACGCCGTGCCAGGCACCGACTGGCAGCTTGTGACCGCCGTGCACCGGGGCCAGGCGCTGGCATCCCTCGGCACCCTGCTGCAGGTGTCGGCCGTCACGGTGATCGTCTCGCTGGCCGTCGCCATCCTGCTGCTCGGCGCGGTCATCGCGCGCTCGCTGCGCCGTCTGGCCGTGGTGCGCGATGCGCTGGAAGACATCGCCTCGGGGGAGGGCGACCTGACGCGCCGCCTCTCTACGCATGGCAATGACGAACTCACACAGATCGCGCGCGCCTTCAACCACTTCGTGGACAAGATCGCGGCCGTGCTGGTACGCATCCGGGAGTCGTCCGAATCCGTGCGCGTGGCCACCACAGAAATCGCCAGCGGCAATCAGGACCTGTCGGCCCGCACCGAGCGACAGGCCAGCTCGCTGGAAGAGACTGCGGCGGCCATGGAGCAGCTCACCGCCACCGTGCAACAGAACGCCGAGAACGCGCGCCAGGCCAATCAACTGGCCAGCAGTGCCTCCGACGTCGCCACGCACGGCGGCAGCGTCGTGGGCCAGGTGGTGCAGACCATGGGCGGCATCGAGACCTCGTCGCGCAAGATCGCCGACATCATTGGCGTGATCGACGGCATCGCCTTCCAGACCAACATCCTGGCCCTGAACGCGGCCGTGGAAGCCGCCCGTGCAGGCGAGCAGGGTCGCGGCTTCGCTGTGGTGGCCAGCGAGGTCCGTACGCTGGCGCGGCGCAGCGCCACGGCCGCCAAGGAAATCAAGGCCCTGATCGATGCATCTGTGGAACAGGTCAATGTCGGCAGCCAACTGGTGCACGACGCCGGCGTCACCATGAACAAAGTGGTGGAAAGCGTGCGCCAGGTGACGACCATCGTGGCCGAGATCAGCAACGCCAGCCAGGAGCAGAGCACGGGTATTTCCGAGATCGGCGGCGCCGTGACCCAAATGGACCAGGCCACGCAGCAGAACGCCGCGCTGGTGGAACAGGCGAGCGCCGCCGCGCAGTCGTTACAGCAGCAAGCCGCGCAATTGGCGGATGCGGTGGCCGGGTTCAAACTGGATGCACCAGCTTCTGTTCGGATTCGGTGA
- a CDS encoding TonB-dependent siderophore receptor, whose translation MQCAQPAGGNGLALRPSLLALLVSTAVATMVISPVNALAQSTAAADALQSFSIPAQPLLNGLKAFGRQTQVQVLFDDALVEGRQGAAVSCRLSARDALTRLLAGTGLVAVSTQPGSFTIRAAPPAGSAGALAEVTVTSQQTSAEDLYAAHNRAASTKLGSTLMETPRSISIVSQEQLKTQAPKSIEQALSYTAGVSTEVTGADLRMTGAVIRGFSDGSSYYKDGLRQFSAGTYGSWNDEIDELDSIEVIKGPASVLFGQGRPGGVVNVVSKKPEADHVNSVGLSYGRYQRAQVTADLGGALDAAGDVLYRLNLKARDSDGRTVGSRDDRISIAPSLRWKISGQTQLTLLGSYSRERGTPKSWWPSLFSYPQIKDVSAHLTAGDPAFDRFNRDTQSLGYEFVHQTDSGWQLTQNLRYSTIDIDYRHIYAMDVLADGHSISRANLAQRTKGTTVAVDSRAQKDLRWGDVQHRLSVGVDHNRYKESGGLGFGWDVPNLDLNHPVYGQSIAVPELEDSHSTLRQTGIYTLNQLQWNRWIANLSLRHDTAKSTQNSTTQPRMSDSATTGSAGVLYQFDSGWAPYASYATSFDPTTGLAYDGSAFAPRRGKQYEVGVKYQPAGSNTLLTASVFDLRQTNVTTQDPDHPRFSIQTGQVRSTGVELEGRVGLTRELSALASYTYLDPRTTQSTRAAEVGRQTLQTMRHMASVWLDYRPRAVPGLMVAGGLRYRGRSPYSVASDGSLNVNDSVTVADLAVAYETTRYRIALNINNLFNKTYYAGIFRGVDREANVSFKYFW comes from the coding sequence ATGCAATGTGCGCAGCCGGCAGGCGGCAACGGCCTCGCGCTGCGGCCCAGTCTGCTGGCGCTGCTGGTGTCCACAGCGGTTGCCACGATGGTCATCAGCCCCGTGAATGCGCTGGCCCAGTCCACCGCTGCAGCGGATGCGCTGCAGTCCTTCAGCATCCCGGCACAGCCCCTGCTCAATGGCCTCAAAGCTTTTGGCCGCCAGACACAGGTGCAGGTGCTGTTTGACGATGCACTGGTCGAAGGGCGGCAGGGCGCGGCAGTCAGCTGCCGCCTTTCTGCGCGGGACGCCTTGACGCGCCTGCTTGCCGGGACAGGGCTGGTGGCGGTCAGTACCCAGCCGGGCTCCTTCACCATCCGGGCCGCACCGCCTGCAGGCTCGGCCGGGGCGCTGGCAGAGGTCACGGTGACCTCACAGCAAACCTCGGCGGAAGATCTGTACGCTGCCCACAACCGGGCCGCAAGTACCAAGCTGGGCAGCACGCTGATGGAAACGCCGCGCTCCATCTCCATCGTGAGCCAGGAGCAACTCAAGACGCAGGCGCCCAAGAGCATCGAGCAGGCGCTGTCGTACACGGCCGGGGTGTCCACCGAAGTCACGGGCGCCGACCTGCGCATGACGGGAGCCGTCATTCGCGGATTCAGCGATGGCAGCTCCTACTACAAGGACGGGCTGCGCCAGTTCTCGGCGGGCACCTACGGTTCGTGGAACGACGAGATCGACGAGCTGGACAGCATCGAGGTCATCAAGGGCCCGGCCTCGGTGCTGTTCGGCCAGGGGCGGCCCGGTGGCGTGGTCAACGTGGTGTCCAAGAAACCCGAAGCCGATCATGTGAACAGCGTGGGCCTGTCCTATGGCCGCTATCAGCGGGCCCAGGTCACGGCCGATCTGGGTGGGGCGCTGGATGCGGCAGGCGATGTGCTGTACCGCCTCAACCTCAAGGCCCGCGACAGCGACGGTCGCACCGTGGGTTCGCGCGATGACCGCATCTCCATTGCGCCCTCGCTGCGCTGGAAGATCTCGGGCCAGACCCAGCTGACCCTGCTGGGCAGTTACTCGCGCGAGCGTGGCACCCCCAAGTCCTGGTGGCCCAGCCTGTTCAGCTACCCGCAGATCAAGGATGTGTCGGCACACCTTACGGCGGGAGACCCTGCTTTCGACCGCTTCAACCGCGACACCCAATCGCTGGGCTATGAATTCGTCCACCAGACGGACAGCGGTTGGCAGCTCACGCAGAACCTGCGCTATTCCACCATCGACATCGACTACCGCCATATCTACGCCATGGACGTGCTGGCGGATGGCCACAGCATCTCGCGCGCCAACCTGGCCCAGCGTACCAAGGGTACGACCGTGGCCGTGGACAGCCGTGCGCAGAAGGACCTGCGCTGGGGCGATGTCCAGCACCGCCTGAGCGTGGGCGTGGACCACAACCGCTACAAGGAGAGTGGTGGTCTGGGCTTTGGCTGGGATGTGCCCAATCTGGACCTGAACCACCCTGTCTACGGCCAGTCCATCGCCGTGCCCGAGCTGGAGGACAGCCATTCCACCTTGCGCCAGACGGGCATCTACACCTTGAACCAGCTCCAGTGGAACCGCTGGATTGCCAACCTGAGCCTGCGCCACGATACGGCCAAGAGCACCCAGAACAGCACCACCCAGCCACGCATGTCCGACAGCGCCACCACGGGCAGCGCAGGCGTGCTCTACCAGTTCGACAGCGGCTGGGCGCCGTATGCCAGCTACGCCACATCTTTCGATCCCACCACCGGCCTGGCCTATGACGGCAGCGCCTTTGCACCACGCCGTGGCAAACAGTACGAGGTGGGGGTGAAGTACCAGCCCGCAGGCAGCAACACCTTGCTGACGGCCTCGGTGTTCGACCTGCGCCAGACCAATGTGACCACGCAGGATCCCGACCACCCGCGTTTCAGTATCCAGACCGGCCAGGTGCGATCCACCGGTGTGGAGCTGGAAGGGCGTGTGGGCCTAACGCGCGAGCTCAGCGCGCTGGCCAGCTACACCTACCTGGATCCGCGCACCACGCAGAGCACGCGTGCCGCCGAAGTGGGACGCCAGACCTTGCAGACCATGCGCCACATGGCCAGTGTGTGGCTGGACTACCGCCCGCGCGCCGTACCGGGCCTGATGGTGGCCGGCGGCCTGCGCTACCGGGGCCGTTCGCCCTATAGCGTGGCCTCCGATGGCAGCCTGAACGTCAACGACTCGGTCACCGTGGCGGACTTGGCCGTGGCGTATGAGACGACCCGTTACCGCATCGCTCTGAACATCAACAACCTGTTCAACAAGACCTACTACGCGGGCATCTTCCGTGGCGTGGATCGGGAAGCGAACGTGAGCTTCAAGTACTTCTGGTGA
- a CDS encoding FecR family protein, with product MLRLNHRAGEWYVRRQQPGWSGADERALNEWLAQDPAHREAMYGIGRTWREAEQLKALLPAAYGHTGPQAAPPGAPRARPSATHPGKASHAPGWSRRSALASAFAAALFSVLAAGYGWHRWDNTPNYEADIATAPGELRSIDLPDGSHVALNANSRLQVRYYPRRRETVLDKGEAFFKVAANPSKPFTVESGASQVRVVGTAFNVRAAPPEFVVQVQEGRVEVRSSAHPEAPVLALGPGTGIAIDPVSGQRRTLSVVPDAVAEWRTGQIYFKRAPLQQVAQELSRQLDQLVVVDGAALQSLPVSGLLALQDPERFLLALPSVVNVRVQRDAEGGWRISPR from the coding sequence GTGCTTCGCTTGAACCACCGCGCGGGCGAGTGGTACGTGCGCCGCCAGCAACCCGGCTGGTCGGGCGCGGACGAACGTGCGCTGAACGAATGGCTGGCGCAAGACCCGGCCCACCGTGAAGCCATGTACGGCATCGGCCGCACCTGGCGCGAAGCAGAGCAGCTCAAGGCCCTGTTACCGGCTGCTTACGGGCACACCGGACCGCAGGCAGCCCCACCCGGGGCTCCCCGCGCGCGTCCGTCGGCAACGCATCCAGGCAAGGCCTCCCATGCCCCGGGCTGGTCGCGCAGGTCTGCCCTGGCATCTGCCTTCGCGGCGGCGCTGTTTTCGGTGCTGGCGGCCGGGTATGGCTGGCACCGCTGGGACAACACCCCCAACTATGAGGCGGACATTGCGACCGCCCCCGGTGAACTGCGCAGCATTGACCTGCCTGATGGCTCCCATGTGGCGCTGAACGCCAACAGCCGTCTCCAGGTGCGCTATTACCCCCGCCGCAGGGAGACCGTGCTCGACAAGGGCGAGGCGTTCTTCAAGGTGGCTGCCAATCCCAGCAAACCCTTCACCGTGGAAAGCGGCGCCAGCCAGGTGCGGGTGGTGGGTACGGCCTTCAACGTGCGTGCCGCGCCACCCGAGTTTGTCGTGCAGGTGCAGGAAGGGCGGGTCGAGGTCCGTTCCAGTGCGCACCCCGAAGCGCCCGTGCTCGCCCTGGGGCCTGGCACAGGCATTGCCATCGATCCCGTGTCAGGGCAGCGCCGCACCCTGTCTGTGGTTCCCGATGCCGTCGCGGAATGGCGAACCGGCCAGATCTACTTCAAGCGCGCGCCACTGCAGCAGGTGGCGCAGGAGCTGTCCCGACAGCTCGACCAGCTCGTGGTGGTGGATGGCGCAGCACTTCAAAGCCTGCCGGTGTCCGGTCTGCTTGCGCTGCAGGACCCGGAGCGCTTTCTGCTGGCGCTACCCAGCGTGGTCAACGTGCGCGTGCAAAGGGATGCCGAAGGGGGCTGGCGGATCAGTCCACGCTGA
- a CDS encoding RNA polymerase sigma factor: MASLYARWRIPVMRMLRRHFNTSAKVEDAAQEVFVRVAATGRTLEPEQEQPYLRQTVRSVAARDWQQGPEVHGMQSVSYDESHAELLAVRAEGYGDTERQVEHRQRLTRLHEAIGELPARQREAFVLHRIEGHTIEETAERMAISARMVVKHLGRAVGYCETRVRYANAEQMKRLQALHSAWSSEENNDESADPPAHGGTT; this comes from the coding sequence ATGGCGTCGCTGTATGCGCGCTGGCGCATCCCTGTCATGCGCATGCTGCGCCGCCACTTCAACACCAGCGCCAAAGTAGAGGATGCCGCGCAGGAAGTGTTCGTGCGTGTGGCGGCGACAGGCAGGACGTTGGAGCCGGAGCAGGAGCAGCCCTATCTGCGGCAGACGGTCCGCAGCGTGGCGGCACGCGACTGGCAGCAGGGTCCAGAAGTGCACGGAATGCAGAGCGTCTCCTACGACGAGTCCCATGCGGAACTGCTCGCCGTGCGGGCCGAGGGCTATGGCGACACCGAGCGCCAGGTCGAACACCGTCAGCGCCTCACCAGACTGCACGAGGCGATTGGGGAATTGCCCGCCCGGCAGCGTGAGGCCTTTGTGCTGCACCGCATAGAAGGTCATACCATTGAGGAGACTGCCGAGCGCATGGCAATCAGCGCACGGATGGTGGTGAAGCATCTGGGCAGGGCCGTCGGCTATTGCGAGACACGCGTGCGGTATGCCAACGCCGAGCAGATGAAGCGCTTGCAAGCCCTGCACAGCGCATGGAGCTCCGAAGAAAACAACGATGAAAGCGCTGACCCACCGGCGCATGGCGGAACCACATGA
- a CDS encoding dihydrofolate reductase family protein, with protein MKTTYYTATSLDGFLATADDSLDWLFSLGELNESSYPEFISGVGALAMGSATYEWMLRNADKVAAETGSPWPYTQPAWVFTSRTLPAIDGANIQFASGDVRTVHAAMRAAAGDRNLWIVGGGDLAGQFYDAGLLDEIIVQIGSATLGKGKPLFPRQALYPALKLQSVQQMGSGMAELRYQVQNPVQSDSAPNAPA; from the coding sequence ATGAAGACCACCTACTACACCGCCACCAGCCTGGACGGCTTTCTGGCCACCGCGGACGACTCCCTGGACTGGCTGTTCTCCCTGGGCGAGCTGAATGAGTCCAGCTATCCGGAATTCATCTCCGGCGTCGGCGCCCTGGCCATGGGCTCCGCCACTTATGAGTGGATGCTGCGCAATGCAGACAAGGTGGCGGCCGAGACAGGTTCTCCATGGCCTTACACCCAGCCCGCCTGGGTGTTCACCAGCCGGACCCTGCCGGCCATCGATGGAGCCAACATTCAATTCGCCAGTGGCGACGTGCGCACCGTCCACGCCGCCATGCGCGCAGCGGCAGGTGACAGGAACCTGTGGATTGTGGGCGGCGGCGACCTGGCTGGCCAGTTCTACGACGCAGGACTGCTGGATGAAATCATCGTGCAGATCGGCTCTGCCACCCTCGGCAAGGGCAAGCCATTGTTTCCCCGACAGGCCCTTTACCCCGCGCTCAAGCTCCAGTCCGTGCAGCAGATGGGAAGCGGCATGGCGGAGCTGCGCTACCAGGTCCAGAACCCTGTGCAGAGCGACTCAGCTCCGAACGCCCCCGCCTGA
- a CDS encoding DUF2834 domain-containing protein yields MQPIYLRLCLAGAALPLSQFVPWLAAHGLHLPLLLQQASASHIAAFAWADVLVSGIAVAVFVVVEGRRLAMPRWWLPLCCLAVGPSLALPLFLLLRERHLGAGKLRAGVE; encoded by the coding sequence ATGCAACCCATCTACCTCCGTCTTTGCCTGGCGGGCGCAGCCTTGCCGCTTTCGCAGTTTGTGCCTTGGCTGGCCGCGCACGGCCTGCATCTGCCGCTGCTGCTGCAACAGGCCAGTGCCAGCCATATCGCCGCATTTGCCTGGGCGGATGTGCTGGTCTCGGGCATTGCGGTCGCCGTGTTTGTGGTGGTGGAAGGGCGCAGGCTGGCCATGCCCCGGTGGTGGCTGCCGCTGTGCTGCCTGGCCGTCGGGCCTTCGCTGGCCTTGCCGCTGTTCCTGCTGCTGCGGGAGCGGCATCTGGGGGCAGGCAAGCTGCGCGCGGGTGTGGAGTGA
- a CDS encoding PLP-dependent aminotransferase family protein, whose translation MAMHNERRTGLSRALYEEFRARIADGTYAAGAVLPSTRALAAERGLSRATVTLVYEQMAADGLIDSRAGAASRVAAGAAAPAPPRRARAAATAAATVTATAAGGLAGRLSRIGQHMQALQLADPRPTQPGEIDFVYGPLAGRDFPTSTWMKALRAVERQRMSRLEYEEPRGNLELRRALQKHLSQSRGLTCAVEQLLIVNGSQQALDLCARLLINPGDQVVVENPGYRMAHHAFEAYGARLWSAPVDAQGLVTQRLAAAGDAKLAYVTPTHQFPLGAFLPMARRRQLLDWAARHHAWIIEDDYDSEYRYTVRPEATLQSLDAHGCVIHVGTFSKTLSPQLRLGYMVLPPALAETFAAARRVSDRHGATGMQRALARILEDGSYGRHVRRIRRLQQARQHALVQALERHLGPQVTVQGAASGLHLVVWFKEVPAALEPALVDAARACGVRVYPISPLYLPGTDERQANPAAGLVMGYALLEPDTIAAGIQRLAEAVARTRSLQGG comes from the coding sequence ATGGCCATGCACAACGAGCGACGGACCGGACTCAGCCGGGCCCTCTACGAGGAATTTCGCGCCCGCATCGCGGACGGCACCTATGCCGCGGGAGCGGTGCTGCCATCCACCCGGGCGCTGGCGGCGGAGCGCGGGCTGTCGCGGGCGACCGTGACCCTGGTGTACGAGCAGATGGCCGCCGACGGGCTGATCGACAGCCGCGCAGGGGCAGCCAGCCGTGTGGCCGCCGGTGCGGCGGCGCCGGCCCCGCCCAGGCGGGCACGTGCCGCCGCCACAGCCGCAGCAACGGTTACCGCCACGGCGGCGGGCGGGCTTGCCGGAAGGCTGTCGCGCATCGGCCAGCACATGCAGGCCTTGCAGCTGGCAGACCCCCGGCCCACGCAGCCTGGAGAGATCGATTTTGTCTACGGGCCGCTGGCGGGCCGCGACTTCCCGACATCGACCTGGATGAAGGCCCTGCGTGCCGTGGAACGCCAGCGCATGTCCAGGCTGGAGTACGAAGAACCGCGCGGCAACCTGGAACTGCGCCGCGCGCTGCAAAAGCACCTCAGCCAGTCCCGGGGGCTGACCTGCGCGGTGGAGCAGCTCCTCATCGTCAACGGCTCGCAGCAGGCATTGGATCTGTGCGCGCGCCTGCTCATCAATCCCGGCGATCAGGTGGTCGTGGAGAACCCGGGATACCGGATGGCCCACCACGCATTCGAAGCCTATGGGGCCAGGCTGTGGTCTGCCCCCGTCGATGCGCAGGGGCTGGTCACGCAGCGGCTGGCCGCAGCGGGGGACGCGAAGCTGGCCTATGTGACGCCCACCCACCAGTTCCCGCTGGGCGCCTTCTTGCCCATGGCACGCCGCCGGCAGCTGCTGGACTGGGCGGCCCGGCACCATGCCTGGATCATCGAGGACGACTACGACAGCGAGTACCGCTACACCGTGCGCCCCGAAGCCACCCTGCAGTCGCTGGACGCGCACGGCTGTGTGATCCACGTCGGCACCTTCTCCAAGACGCTGTCGCCGCAACTGCGGCTGGGCTATATGGTGCTGCCGCCGGCGCTGGCCGAGACCTTTGCGGCCGCCAGGCGCGTGAGCGACCGGCACGGCGCAACCGGCATGCAGCGTGCCTTGGCGCGGATTCTGGAAGACGGCAGCTACGGCCGGCATGTGCGCCGCATCCGGCGTCTGCAACAGGCACGGCAGCATGCCCTGGTGCAGGCGCTGGAGCGCCACCTGGGCCCACAGGTCACGGTGCAAGGCGCGGCAAGCGGCCTGCACCTGGTGGTGTGGTTCAAGGAGGTGCCTGCAGCCCTGGAGCCGGCGCTGGTGGATGCCGCGCGCGCATGCGGTGTCCGTGTCTACCCCATCAGCCCACTGTATCTCCCGGGCACGGACGAGCGCCAGGCGAACCCCGCCGCCGGACTGGTGATGGGCTATGCCTTGCTGGAGCCGGACACCATCGCGGCAGGCATCCAACGCCTGGCCGAGGCCGTGGCGCGCACCAGGTCCCTTCAAGGCGGGTGA
- a CDS encoding FMN-binding negative transcriptional regulator, whose product MYLPTQFTEPRTEELHRIVRDNALGMLVTHTASGLEANHLPFLLDTSGGGAGVLLAHVARANPLWQEVRDGEQVLVVFRGVQGYISPNWYPGKQETHRRVPTWNYEVVHAHGTIHVRDDEKFVRGVVGRLTRQHEADQSVPWKMGDAPSDYMAQQLQRIVGIEIRLSKLECKRKLNQHHQVQDREGAMRGLESVGNHGLAQAMQNTAPPP is encoded by the coding sequence ATGTACCTTCCCACGCAATTCACCGAACCTCGAACCGAGGAGCTTCACCGCATCGTGCGCGACAACGCGCTGGGCATGCTGGTGACCCACACCGCCAGCGGCCTGGAGGCAAACCACCTGCCCTTTCTGCTGGACACCAGTGGCGGCGGCGCCGGTGTGCTGCTGGCCCATGTGGCGCGGGCCAACCCGCTCTGGCAGGAGGTCCGCGATGGGGAGCAGGTGCTGGTGGTGTTTCGGGGGGTGCAAGGCTACATCTCCCCCAACTGGTATCCCGGCAAACAGGAAACCCACCGGCGCGTGCCCACATGGAACTATGAGGTGGTGCACGCCCACGGCACCATCCACGTCCGCGACGACGAGAAGTTCGTGCGGGGCGTGGTTGGCCGCCTGACGCGGCAGCACGAGGCCGACCAGTCCGTGCCCTGGAAGATGGGGGACGCACCGTCGGACTACATGGCGCAGCAGCTGCAGCGCATCGTGGGCATCGAGATCCGGCTGAGCAAACTGGAATGCAAGCGCAAGCTCAACCAGCACCACCAGGTGCAGGACCGCGAAGGCGCCATGCGGGGACTGGAGTCCGTGGGCAACCATGGCCTGGCGCAGGCCATGCAAAACACCGCGCCCCCGCCATGA